A single genomic interval of Burkholderia sp. HI2500 harbors:
- a CDS encoding malate/lactate/ureidoglycolate dehydrogenase, whose protein sequence is MTALPTPDTEPLRMRAEPLHAFVAALWERAGSSEREARLVADHLVGANLAGHDSHGIGMIPNYVASWREGQLQLNGHASIARDGGAVLTIDGGRGFGQVIAFEAMVEGIDRARRMGICAIGLRDVHHLGRIGHWAEQCARSGLVSFHFVNVPGDLLVAPLHGTDPRFGTNPFCAAYPRAGQPPLLLDFATSAIAYGKTRVAYNQGKRVPAGSLIDSRGQPTDDPAVMHEQPFGALLPFGLHKGYALAAMCEIFGGALVGGHTTYGDTLQKTSAIVNGMLSVLIDPNAFDAADAQREADAFVAWAKASPQAGDAPVQVPGEPEEASRAARGAGGIPVDRATWRQIRESAAAIGFDEAELDAWTQRCRASA, encoded by the coding sequence ATGACCGCACTGCCGACGCCCGATACCGAACCGCTGCGCATGCGCGCCGAACCGCTGCATGCATTCGTCGCGGCACTCTGGGAGCGGGCCGGCAGCAGCGAGCGCGAGGCAAGGCTCGTCGCCGATCACCTGGTCGGCGCGAATCTCGCGGGCCACGATTCGCACGGGATCGGGATGATCCCGAACTACGTCGCGTCGTGGCGGGAAGGGCAGTTGCAGCTGAACGGGCACGCGTCGATCGCGCGCGACGGCGGCGCGGTGCTGACGATCGACGGTGGGCGCGGCTTCGGCCAGGTGATCGCGTTCGAGGCGATGGTCGAAGGGATCGACCGTGCGCGACGCATGGGCATCTGCGCGATCGGGCTGCGCGACGTGCATCATCTCGGCCGCATCGGGCATTGGGCCGAGCAGTGCGCGCGTTCGGGGCTCGTGTCGTTCCATTTCGTCAACGTGCCGGGCGACCTGCTGGTCGCGCCGCTGCACGGCACCGATCCGCGCTTCGGCACGAACCCGTTCTGCGCCGCGTATCCGCGTGCGGGCCAGCCGCCGCTGCTGCTCGATTTCGCGACGAGCGCGATCGCGTACGGCAAGACGCGCGTCGCGTACAACCAGGGCAAGCGCGTGCCGGCCGGGTCGCTGATCGATTCTCGCGGCCAGCCGACCGACGATCCGGCCGTGATGCATGAACAGCCGTTCGGTGCGCTGCTGCCGTTCGGGCTGCACAAGGGGTACGCGCTGGCGGCGATGTGCGAGATTTTCGGCGGCGCGCTCGTCGGCGGGCATACGACCTACGGTGACACGCTGCAGAAGACGAGCGCGATCGTCAACGGGATGCTGTCGGTGCTGATCGACCCGAACGCGTTCGATGCGGCCGACGCGCAGCGCGAAGCCGATGCGTTCGTCGCATGGGCGAAGGCGTCGCCGCAGGCGGGCGATGCGCCGGTGCAGGTGCCGGGCGAGCCGGAGGAAGCGAGCCGCGCGGCGCGCGGTGCCGGCGGCATCCCGGTCGATCGCGCG